In Blastopirellula sediminis, the following proteins share a genomic window:
- a CDS encoding glutamate decarboxylase, with translation MGLHEKDDRREELDDDVYASTDLSVAMPKYKFPHIEQNPRHAYSVVHDELMLDGNSRQNLATFCQTWLEPEVHKLMDECLDKNMIDKDEYPQTAEIEARCVHMLADLWNSPSEANTIGCSTTGSSEAAMLGGMAMKNRWKAKRVAAGKSYDKPNMISGPVQVCWHKFARYWDIELREVPMEEGRLLLTPEEVVKRCDENTIGVVPTLGVTFTCQYEPIFEIAAALDELEKKTGLDIPIHVDAASGGFLAPFCAPELVWDFRLPRVKSINSSGHKFGLAPLGVGWVIWREEKDLPEDLIFWVNYLGGNMRDLALNFSRPGGQVVCQYYNFLRLGRDGYRKIHSACYDTASYLAEEIDKLGLFDVIYDGDRRSGIPALCWKLKPGVDPGFSLYDLADRLCTRGWQVPAYSLPADQSDQVIQRILVRHGVSRDLGTLLLEDMKRSIEYFEGHPVSSPLSEEEAGGFHH, from the coding sequence ATGGGTTTGCACGAGAAAGACGATCGCCGCGAAGAACTGGATGACGACGTATACGCTTCGACCGATCTGTCGGTCGCGATGCCGAAATACAAATTTCCGCACATCGAGCAAAACCCGCGGCACGCTTACTCGGTCGTGCATGACGAACTGATGCTCGACGGCAACTCGCGGCAGAATCTCGCCACGTTCTGCCAGACTTGGCTCGAGCCGGAAGTCCACAAGTTGATGGACGAATGTCTCGACAAAAACATGATCGACAAGGATGAGTATCCGCAGACCGCCGAGATCGAAGCTCGCTGCGTTCACATGCTGGCCGATCTTTGGAACTCCCCCTCCGAAGCGAACACGATCGGCTGTTCGACGACCGGTTCGAGCGAAGCGGCGATGCTCGGCGGGATGGCGATGAAGAATCGCTGGAAGGCGAAGCGCGTCGCCGCCGGCAAAAGCTATGACAAGCCGAACATGATCAGCGGACCGGTCCAGGTTTGCTGGCACAAGTTCGCGCGGTACTGGGATATCGAACTCCGCGAAGTCCCGATGGAAGAAGGACGCTTGCTGCTGACGCCCGAGGAAGTAGTGAAGCGGTGCGACGAAAACACAATCGGCGTCGTGCCGACTCTCGGCGTGACGTTCACTTGTCAGTACGAGCCGATCTTCGAAATCGCGGCGGCGCTCGACGAATTGGAGAAGAAGACCGGCCTCGACATTCCGATTCATGTCGATGCGGCGAGCGGCGGTTTTCTCGCCCCATTCTGTGCGCCGGAACTGGTCTGGGATTTTCGACTGCCGCGAGTGAAGTCGATCAACTCGTCGGGACACAAGTTCGGCCTGGCGCCGCTAGGCGTCGGCTGGGTGATTTGGCGTGAGGAAAAAGACCTGCCGGAAGATTTGATCTTCTGGGTCAATTACCTGGGGGGCAACATGCGCGATCTGGCGCTGAACTTTTCTCGTCCCGGCGGCCAGGTCGTTTGCCAGTACTACAACTTCTTGCGGCTTGGCCGCGACGGCTATCGGAAGATTCATTCGGCCTGTTACGACACGGCGTCTTACTTGGCCGAAGAGATCGACAAGCTTGGACTGTTCGACGTCATCTACGACGGCGATCGCCGCAGCGGCATTCCGGCCCTTTGCTGGAAGTTGAAGCCCGGCGTCGATCCTGGCTTCTCGCTTTACGATCTGGCCGATCGATTGTGCACCCGCGGTTGGCAAGTTCCGGCCTACTCGCTCCCTGCCGATCAAAGCGACCAGGTGATCCAGCGGATCCTGGTTCGTCATGGGGTGAGCCGCGATCTGGGAACGCTGCTGCTCGAAGATATGAAGCGGTCGATCGAGTACTTTGAAGGGCACCCGGTCAGCTCGCCGCTAAGCGAAGAAGAAGCGGGCGGGTTTCATCACTAG
- a CDS encoding GspE/PulE/PilB domain-containing protein yields MLSSTLASPYRDLVEVLPESTARRFHIAPMRFQNEQLLVGADSPPDEQAISQMLFFRRTVLRFVRRTDAWIDARINELYGDPPLDDQRSESKSSSCWYRPMFYWWEGRQLMIRCGGWSDENGSPVHWSGAQPLPPEHPDFLMWLWLVHQPQFRRSIEESELPAIRRIFQRLLKKRGPVQFKAV; encoded by the coding sequence ATGTTATCTTCCACTCTTGCATCTCCCTATCGGGATCTTGTCGAAGTTCTGCCGGAGTCGACCGCGCGCAGATTCCACATCGCGCCGATGCGATTCCAGAACGAGCAACTGCTGGTCGGCGCCGATTCGCCCCCCGACGAACAAGCGATTTCCCAGATGCTGTTCTTTCGCAGGACGGTATTACGCTTCGTCCGGCGAACCGATGCGTGGATCGACGCCCGGATCAACGAACTGTATGGCGATCCGCCGCTTGACGACCAACGAAGCGAATCGAAGAGCTCTTCGTGTTGGTACCGACCGATGTTTTATTGGTGGGAAGGTCGTCAGTTGATGATCCGCTGCGGCGGTTGGTCCGACGAGAATGGGAGCCCGGTCCACTGGAGCGGCGCCCAGCCGTTGCCACCGGAGCATCCCGATTTTTTGATGTGGCTCTGGCTCGTCCATCAGCCGCAGTTTCGTCGCTCGATCGAAGAAAGCGAGCTTCCCGCGATTCGCCGCATCTTTCAGCGTCTGCTGAAAAAGCGGGGGCCGGTTCAATTCAAAGCGGTGTGA